The window TTCTTTAATGAAGCGCTTTCTGCCAGCTTTGCTGTTTATAAAGTCAAAGAAGATAACTTAGCCATCAATGATCCGGATAACACGGACCCGCTGCCAGGTACGACCGTTTTTCCGTCTATTGGTGTGGATGGGGCAGAAAGCGAAGGTTATGAGCTAGAGCTTAACGGTAAGCCAACGGATACTGTGAATATTTTCTTCAGTTATACGCATAACGAATCGACTGATCGCGACGGTTCAGATTACGCGCCATACCTGCCGGAAGATATGATGAAAGCCAGTGTGCTTTACACGGCTACTAATGCGCTTAAGCTTGGTGTTAATGCGAACTGGCAAAGTGAGGTATCTAACCCGGGTATTGGTCCTAATGGTGAAACCTTTACTCAGGACAGTTATACAGTGGTAAACGCCATGGCGAATTACAACTTAGGTAAAAACCTCGAGCTAAGCCTGAACGTCAACAACCTGTTCGATGAGAAGTATTATTCAAGTATCGACTTTTACGACCAAGGGTTTTTCGGCGCAGAGCGCAACGTTGAGCTGAGCCTTAAATACGCCTGGTAAATTAACTGGGTAATTACAGAAAGGGCAGTGCAACAACACTGCCCTTTTCTTTTGCCCGTTGCTAAGCCCCCTGCAACTTGCTATAAATGCGCGCAAATTCTGCAACGCTTTAAATCTCATGAGCCAGTCGTCCGATACCGTTGTTATGGTGCGCCCGTATCACTTTGCGTCGAACCCGGAAACCATGGGTGACAATGCCTTTCAGTCGCTGGCGAAAGACGGGGTTGATATCGCTGAGGCGGCTTATAACGAAGTGACTGAAGCGGTCGGTAAGCTGCGTGAACATGGCGTTCAGGTGCACTTATTTGAAGATGAAACCACAGCAACGCCCGACTCGGTTTTCCCCAATAACTGGTTCAGCACCCATGCCTCTGGCGAACTGATTTTATACCCGATGTATTGTGAAAACCGTCGCAAAGAACGTCGCCCGGATATTATTGAGTTTCTTTGCAGTCAATATGGTTACCACGAACTTATTGATTGTAGCGCGCAGGAAAATGACGGTGTTTTTCTGGAAGGCACAGGCTCAATTGTGTTCGACCATGAACATAAGCTTGCTTACGCTGCCCGCTCTAAGCGTATGCATGAAAGCGCATTGAAAGCGCTTTGCCAAAAACTGGGTTACGAACCTGTGGCGTTTGACGCCACCAGCCGAGGTGGCAAGCCAGTGTACCATACCAATGTGCTGATGGCCGTTGGCAGTGACTTTGTCATGGCGTCTGTTGATATGATTCGCGATGATAAGGAACGGCGCCAGTTTGTGGATACGGTGGCGAGAAGTC is drawn from Idiomarina piscisalsi and contains these coding sequences:
- the ctlX gene encoding citrulline utilization hydrolase CtlX encodes the protein MSQSSDTVVMVRPYHFASNPETMGDNAFQSLAKDGVDIAEAAYNEVTEAVGKLREHGVQVHLFEDETTATPDSVFPNNWFSTHASGELILYPMYCENRRKERRPDIIEFLCSQYGYHELIDCSAQENDGVFLEGTGSIVFDHEHKLAYAARSKRMHESALKALCQKLGYEPVAFDATSRGGKPVYHTNVLMAVGSDFVMASVDMIRDDKERRQFVDTVARSRKTLVELTEEQIEHFAGNTLELTVNGSNLLAISSTAYNTLSTDQVQVLEQWVTLVPINVPTIELGGGSIRCMLAQVF